Proteins encoded by one window of Canis lupus dingo isolate Sandy chromosome 10, ASM325472v2, whole genome shotgun sequence:
- the STON1 gene encoding stonin-1 isoform X1 — MKSYFGWSPSEDHRIGWVKKQCCRFPASEPPDTAYLIHRQDHNLIPKMCSTNPGNWVTFDDDPAFQSSQKSKNLPLENQGICRPNGLKLNLSGAKEFPSGSSSANSTPLSSPIIDFYFSPGPPSNSPLSTPTKDFPGFPGIPKAGTHMLYPIPESSSNSPLTTSGGGSSLLPTKSTCLSHTSLPSEHACTHPAPKVGLPDEVSPPPAESLGFQSDTPQFQYFREDCAFSSPFWKDEGSVSQFAFDPPGSRKMYASRDKDMPVDQKSLNQCSLNYICEKLEHLQSAENQDSCGNLSMQCQYAEDTASSFVPHTLFRSQPKPGWSFMLRIPEKKNMMSSRQWGPIFLKVLPGGILQMYYEKGLEKPFKELQLDLHCRLSEPKVENFSVAGKIHTVKIEHVSYTEKRKYHSKTEVVHEPDIDQMLKLGSTEYHDFLDFLTTVEEELTKLPAVSKPKKIYEEQEISLEIVDNFWGKITKEEGKLVESAVITQICCLCFVNGNTECFLTLNDLELQKRNERYFEKDPEKKGIDILDHHFHKCVKAQEFEQSRIIKFVPLDACRFELMRFKTLYGGEDLPFTLKSVVVVQGAYVELQAFVNMTPLTQRPSCASSLRSCDNIMIHFPVPSQWIKALWTMNLQRQKSLKAKMNRRACLGSLHEPESEPVIQVTVGSAKYESAYRAVVWKIDRLPDKNSSPDHPHCLSYKLELGSDQEIPSDWYPFATVQFGMLDTCASKTEVRSLGVESDVQPQKHVHQRACYNIQVEIEKKRIKIDGEDPDKAGDCITQ; from the exons ATGAAGAGTTATTTTGGCTGGAGTCCTTCCGAAGACCATAGGATAGGATGGGTCAAGAAACAGTGCTGCCGATTCCCTGCCTCTGAGCCTCCTG ACACTGCATATCTGATTCATAGACAAGACCACAATTTGATTCCAAAGATGTGTTCCACAAACCCAGGCAACTGGGTCACATTTGATGATGACCCTGCTTTTCAGTCTTCTCAAAAGTCAAAGAATTTACCTCTGGAGAATCAAGGCATTTGTAGGCCCAATGGACTTAAGCTGAACCTTTCTGGTGCTAAGGAATTTCCCAGTGGATCTTCCTCTGCCAACAGTacgcctctctcctctcccatcatAGACTTTTACTTTAGTCCAGGACCTCCAAGTAACTCTCCTCTTTCTACACCTACCAAGGACTTCCCAGGTTTTCCTGGCATCCCCAAAGCAGGGACTCATATGCTTTATCCTATCCCAGAATCATCCTCAAACAGTCCACTAACAACATCAGGAGGAGGCTCTTCCTTATTGCCTACTAAATCAACTTGTTTATCCCACACTTCCTTACCCAGTGAGCACGCATGTACACATCCTGCTCCCAAAGTGGGTCTTCCAGATGAAGTTAGCCCTCCCCCGGCCGAAAGCCTAGGGTTTCAAAGTGATACTCCCCAGTTTCAGTATTTTCGGGAGGACTGTGCTTTTTCAAGTCCATTTTGGAAAGACGAAGGCAGTGTTTCCCAGTTTGCCTTTGACCCTCCAGGAAGCAGAAAGATGTACGCATCAAGAGACAAAGACATGCCTGTCGATCAAAAAAGCTTAAATCAGTGTTCACTCAACTACATCTGTGAGAAACTTGAACATCTCCAATCAGCTGAGAACCAAGACTCCTGTGGAAACTTGTCTATGCAGTGTCAGTATGCTGAAGACACTGCCTCTTCCTTTGTCCCCCACACACTCTTCAGGAGTCAGCCCAAACCTGGATGGTCTTTCATGTTGAGGATTCCTGAGAAGAAGAACATGATGTCTTCCCGTCAGTGGGGACCAATTTTTCTAAAAGTCTTACCTGGTGGAATTTTGCAAATGTATTATGAGAAGGGCTTAGAAAAACCATTTAAGGAGTTACAGCTTGATTTGCACTGCAGGCTTTCTGAACCCAAAGTTGAGAACTTTAGTGTGGCAGGAAAAATCCATACTGTGAAGATTGAACATGTGTCTtacacagaaaaaaggaaataccacTCTAAGACAGAAGTCGTTCATGAACCAGACATCGACCAGATGCTGAAGTTAGGGTCCACAGAGTACCACGATTTCCTCGACTTCCTGACTACTGTGGAGGAGGAGCTGACGAAGCTGCCAGCTGTTTCGAAACCAAAAAAGATCTATGAGGAACAAGAAATTTCCCTGGAAATTGTGGACAATTTTTGGggtaaaatcacaaaagaagaaggaaaattggTTGAAAGTGCTGTCATAACTCAAATCTGTTGCCTCTGCTTTGTGAATGGAAACACGGAATGCTTTTTAACCTTGAATGACCTTGAGCTGCAGAAGCGAAATGAACGCTATTTTGAAAAAGACCCAGAAAAGAAGGGGATTGATATTCTTGACCATCATTTTCATAAGTGTGTGAAAGCACAAGAATTCGAGCAATCAAGAATCATTAAGTTTGTCCCGCTGGATGCCTGCCGGTTTGAGCTGATGCGTTTTAAGACTTTGTATGGTGGGGAGGATCTTCCCTTTACCCTCAAGTCTGTCGTGGTTGTCCAGGGGGCGTACGTGGAGCTTCAGGCCTTTGTCAACATGACCCCATTGACTCAGAGACCATCCTGTGCCAGTTCCTTGAGGTCCTGTGACAACATAATGATACACTTTCCTGTCCCATCACAGTGGATCAAGGCCCTCTGGACCATGAACCTCCAGAGGCAGAAGTCCCTGAAAGCCAAAATGAACCGCCGGGCGTGTCTGGGGAGTTTACACGAACCTGAATCTGAACCTGTTATACAGGTCACTGTGGGCTCCGCAAAATATGAGAGTGCCTACCGGGCCGTGGTATGGAAGATTGACCGGCTTCCCGataaaaattcaa gtcCTGATCATCCCCACTGCCTGTCTTACAAACTAGAACTTGGATCAGACCAAGAAATTCCCTCTGATTGGTATCCATTTGCAACTGTTCAGTTCGGAATGCTGGACACCTGTGCCTCGAAGACAGAGGTCAGGTCTCTGGGGGTAGAGAGTGATGTCCAGCCACAGAAACACGTTCATCAGCGAGCTTGCTACAACATTCAG GTCgaaatagaaaagaagaggaTTAAAATCGATGGAGAAGACCCAGATAAAGCTGGTGACTGTATAACTCAGTAG
- the STON1 gene encoding stonin-1 isoform X2 has protein sequence MCSTNPGNWVTFDDDPAFQSSQKSKNLPLENQGICRPNGLKLNLSGAKEFPSGSSSANSTPLSSPIIDFYFSPGPPSNSPLSTPTKDFPGFPGIPKAGTHMLYPIPESSSNSPLTTSGGGSSLLPTKSTCLSHTSLPSEHACTHPAPKVGLPDEVSPPPAESLGFQSDTPQFQYFREDCAFSSPFWKDEGSVSQFAFDPPGSRKMYASRDKDMPVDQKSLNQCSLNYICEKLEHLQSAENQDSCGNLSMQCQYAEDTASSFVPHTLFRSQPKPGWSFMLRIPEKKNMMSSRQWGPIFLKVLPGGILQMYYEKGLEKPFKELQLDLHCRLSEPKVENFSVAGKIHTVKIEHVSYTEKRKYHSKTEVVHEPDIDQMLKLGSTEYHDFLDFLTTVEEELTKLPAVSKPKKIYEEQEISLEIVDNFWGKITKEEGKLVESAVITQICCLCFVNGNTECFLTLNDLELQKRNERYFEKDPEKKGIDILDHHFHKCVKAQEFEQSRIIKFVPLDACRFELMRFKTLYGGEDLPFTLKSVVVVQGAYVELQAFVNMTPLTQRPSCASSLRSCDNIMIHFPVPSQWIKALWTMNLQRQKSLKAKMNRRACLGSLHEPESEPVIQVTVGSAKYESAYRAVVWKIDRLPDKNSSPDHPHCLSYKLELGSDQEIPSDWYPFATVQFGMLDTCASKTEVRSLGVESDVQPQKHVHQRACYNIQVEIEKKRIKIDGEDPDKAGDCITQ, from the exons ATGTGTTCCACAAACCCAGGCAACTGGGTCACATTTGATGATGACCCTGCTTTTCAGTCTTCTCAAAAGTCAAAGAATTTACCTCTGGAGAATCAAGGCATTTGTAGGCCCAATGGACTTAAGCTGAACCTTTCTGGTGCTAAGGAATTTCCCAGTGGATCTTCCTCTGCCAACAGTacgcctctctcctctcccatcatAGACTTTTACTTTAGTCCAGGACCTCCAAGTAACTCTCCTCTTTCTACACCTACCAAGGACTTCCCAGGTTTTCCTGGCATCCCCAAAGCAGGGACTCATATGCTTTATCCTATCCCAGAATCATCCTCAAACAGTCCACTAACAACATCAGGAGGAGGCTCTTCCTTATTGCCTACTAAATCAACTTGTTTATCCCACACTTCCTTACCCAGTGAGCACGCATGTACACATCCTGCTCCCAAAGTGGGTCTTCCAGATGAAGTTAGCCCTCCCCCGGCCGAAAGCCTAGGGTTTCAAAGTGATACTCCCCAGTTTCAGTATTTTCGGGAGGACTGTGCTTTTTCAAGTCCATTTTGGAAAGACGAAGGCAGTGTTTCCCAGTTTGCCTTTGACCCTCCAGGAAGCAGAAAGATGTACGCATCAAGAGACAAAGACATGCCTGTCGATCAAAAAAGCTTAAATCAGTGTTCACTCAACTACATCTGTGAGAAACTTGAACATCTCCAATCAGCTGAGAACCAAGACTCCTGTGGAAACTTGTCTATGCAGTGTCAGTATGCTGAAGACACTGCCTCTTCCTTTGTCCCCCACACACTCTTCAGGAGTCAGCCCAAACCTGGATGGTCTTTCATGTTGAGGATTCCTGAGAAGAAGAACATGATGTCTTCCCGTCAGTGGGGACCAATTTTTCTAAAAGTCTTACCTGGTGGAATTTTGCAAATGTATTATGAGAAGGGCTTAGAAAAACCATTTAAGGAGTTACAGCTTGATTTGCACTGCAGGCTTTCTGAACCCAAAGTTGAGAACTTTAGTGTGGCAGGAAAAATCCATACTGTGAAGATTGAACATGTGTCTtacacagaaaaaaggaaataccacTCTAAGACAGAAGTCGTTCATGAACCAGACATCGACCAGATGCTGAAGTTAGGGTCCACAGAGTACCACGATTTCCTCGACTTCCTGACTACTGTGGAGGAGGAGCTGACGAAGCTGCCAGCTGTTTCGAAACCAAAAAAGATCTATGAGGAACAAGAAATTTCCCTGGAAATTGTGGACAATTTTTGGggtaaaatcacaaaagaagaaggaaaattggTTGAAAGTGCTGTCATAACTCAAATCTGTTGCCTCTGCTTTGTGAATGGAAACACGGAATGCTTTTTAACCTTGAATGACCTTGAGCTGCAGAAGCGAAATGAACGCTATTTTGAAAAAGACCCAGAAAAGAAGGGGATTGATATTCTTGACCATCATTTTCATAAGTGTGTGAAAGCACAAGAATTCGAGCAATCAAGAATCATTAAGTTTGTCCCGCTGGATGCCTGCCGGTTTGAGCTGATGCGTTTTAAGACTTTGTATGGTGGGGAGGATCTTCCCTTTACCCTCAAGTCTGTCGTGGTTGTCCAGGGGGCGTACGTGGAGCTTCAGGCCTTTGTCAACATGACCCCATTGACTCAGAGACCATCCTGTGCCAGTTCCTTGAGGTCCTGTGACAACATAATGATACACTTTCCTGTCCCATCACAGTGGATCAAGGCCCTCTGGACCATGAACCTCCAGAGGCAGAAGTCCCTGAAAGCCAAAATGAACCGCCGGGCGTGTCTGGGGAGTTTACACGAACCTGAATCTGAACCTGTTATACAGGTCACTGTGGGCTCCGCAAAATATGAGAGTGCCTACCGGGCCGTGGTATGGAAGATTGACCGGCTTCCCGataaaaattcaa gtcCTGATCATCCCCACTGCCTGTCTTACAAACTAGAACTTGGATCAGACCAAGAAATTCCCTCTGATTGGTATCCATTTGCAACTGTTCAGTTCGGAATGCTGGACACCTGTGCCTCGAAGACAGAGGTCAGGTCTCTGGGGGTAGAGAGTGATGTCCAGCCACAGAAACACGTTCATCAGCGAGCTTGCTACAACATTCAG GTCgaaatagaaaagaagaggaTTAAAATCGATGGAGAAGACCCAGATAAAGCTGGTGACTGTATAACTCAGTAG